From the Bacteroidia bacterium genome, one window contains:
- a CDS encoding T9SS type A sorting domain-containing protein codes for MFNIQGESLGALPNLSNSEQIIDLSDKPAGIYFVKVTGSSGELIAYQRIIIKK; via the coding sequence ATTTTTAATATTCAAGGTGAAAGTCTTGGAGCTTTACCTAATCTTTCAAACTCAGAACAAATCATCGATCTTTCAGATAAACCTGCCGGCATCTATTTTGTGAAAGTTACAGGTTCGTCAGGTGAATTAATTGCCTATCAGCGAATAATAATAAAAAAGTAA
- a CDS encoding T9SS type A sorting domain-containing protein gives MRFFLVIFFGMVPLAVFCQSFQFQRTFGGPLAENGRIIRTNDGGYMLFGNYPLSQYSSDPLDTYDVILTKLDSNGSILWSKAFTGLGGSVDYAGDILQTRDGGYLLSLTLFANSPQQSFPIVKLTAQGNIQWMRENLGSSIIEMNNGYAFGSSIRISRTDSLGNILWTRHYPEGFNSFQKTQDQGFVLAGGTLAFSSGGPGDRDIRIARIDSSGNTMWSKTFGTPSSDETSYGVCQSQDGGFALIANTNYIQQTGYGDIVCIKLDGSGNMIWMQTYPSSGGITWAGKIIGTLGVAGYVILGHTSATFDGIPVVGTRSFAFRTDLNGNFIWGRLYGDTVTPFTTDWLKHVQQTVDGFVFSGFTESLGVGNSPDTWMVKTDALGFSGCHERPISPGQQIPPFTIGNGMQDTQIVISSNIPSYTIFSYLSVPPTASFCFSGPIITSLTLDDAKGYSAVFPNPSSGIIHFNLPNEVDFANWELLDIRLSVVEHGNVLPGFQSIAISPSLPNAVYFFRLQTERDTHIFKIILNR, from the coding sequence ATGCGATTTTTCTTGGTCATTTTTTTTGGGATGGTTCCTCTGGCAGTGTTTTGCCAGTCTTTTCAATTTCAACGAACGTTTGGCGGTCCTTTGGCGGAGAACGGGAGGATTATCCGGACCAATGACGGGGGATATATGCTCTTTGGGAATTATCCTTTATCACAATATTCCAGTGATCCGTTAGATACATATGATGTTATTCTAACAAAACTTGACTCTAACGGATCCATATTGTGGAGCAAAGCATTCACAGGACTAGGCGGATCGGTCGACTATGCCGGAGATATCCTCCAGACACGGGACGGCGGATATCTTCTTTCCCTGACCCTGTTTGCAAATTCTCCACAACAAAGTTTCCCCATTGTTAAGCTAACCGCCCAGGGAAATATTCAATGGATGCGCGAAAATCTGGGGTCTTCGATCATTGAAATGAATAACGGATATGCCTTCGGAAGTTCCATACGTATTTCCCGCACCGATTCGTTGGGGAACATCCTTTGGACCAGGCATTATCCTGAAGGGTTTAATTCATTTCAGAAAACTCAGGACCAGGGATTTGTTCTTGCCGGGGGAACATTAGCATTTTCTTCAGGCGGTCCGGGAGATCGGGATATTCGAATAGCTAGGATTGATTCTTCCGGAAATACTATGTGGTCAAAGACTTTTGGAACGCCATCCTCCGATGAAACTTCCTATGGTGTATGCCAAAGCCAGGATGGGGGATTTGCTCTTATTGCAAACACAAACTATATACAACAAACCGGCTATGGCGACATTGTTTGCATTAAATTGGATGGAAGCGGAAACATGATATGGATGCAAACTTATCCCTCTTCAGGCGGAATTACCTGGGCTGGAAAGATCATTGGAACATTGGGAGTAGCTGGATATGTTATTCTTGGTCATACCAGTGCAACATTTGATGGAATCCCGGTTGTTGGAACCCGATCATTTGCATTTAGAACAGATCTTAATGGAAATTTCATATGGGGAAGACTTTATGGCGACACCGTAACACCATTTACCACCGATTGGTTAAAGCATGTACAGCAAACGGTTGATGGGTTCGTTTTTTCTGGATTCACAGAATCGTTGGGTGTTGGGAACTCTCCAGACACTTGGATGGTTAAAACCGATGCTTTAGGCTTTTCTGGCTGTCATGAGAGACCGATTTCCCCAGGCCAGCAGATCCCGCCTTTCACCATCGGAAACGGGATGCAGGATACACAAATAGTAATTAGTTCCAATATTCCCTCATATACCATTTTCTCTTATTTATCAGTACCTCCGACTGCTTCATTTTGCTTTTCCGGACCGATTATCACTTCCTTAACGCTAGATGACGCAAAAGGTTATTCGGCGGTGTTTCCAAATCCATCCTCCGGGATAATACATTTTAACCTGCCAAATGAAGTTGATTTTGCCAATTGGGAATTGTTGGACATCCGGCTTTCAGTTGTTGAGCATGGCAATGTTCTTCCCGGCTTCCAATCAATTGCCATTTCTCCTTCCTTACCCAATGCAGTCTATTTCTTTCGGCTGCAAACCGAAAGGGATACCCACATATTCAAGATTATCCTTAACCGCTAA
- the sulP gene encoding sulfate permease produces the protein MFTPKLFVTLKNYKREQFFKDLVAGLVVGVVALPLCIAFAIASGVSPEKGLVTGVIGGFFISFLGGSRVQIGGPTGAFIVIVYGVVQHFGIDGLIYATFLAGIMLIIMGLVRMGSVIKFIPHPLIVGFTSGIAVIIFSSQMKDFFGLQMGDVPADFLAKWQSYFRNIQSVNYISVAIAAGTVLLSVGFPVITRRIPGSLVAIVLATAVVSMFNLNVETIGTRFGEIPSAFPVPHIPDFDFSTIQNLIQPAFAIALLGGIESLLSAVVSDGMIGGSHKSNMELLGQGVANVFSALFGGIPATGAIARTATNVKNGGRTPVAGIVHALVLLLIMLVAGKWATLIPLSCLAGILVVVAYNMSEWRSFAGVLRTSKSDGAVLLVTFGLTVFVDLTIAIEIGMVLAAFLFMHRMTQISNVNIVTSAMSDADDEKSINRYQVPQGIEVFEVTGPMFFGAAYKFKESLKLMAKDPKVLIIRMRQVPVIDTTGIHTLEEVFRQSKNRGIKFVLSGVQPGIVAELEKAHLVEEFGKENICLDIDHALARAKEIIREQA, from the coding sequence ATGTTTACGCCAAAATTATTTGTAACGCTGAAGAACTATAAGCGTGAACAGTTCTTTAAAGACCTGGTTGCGGGATTGGTGGTGGGTGTGGTGGCGCTTCCCCTGTGTATCGCGTTTGCCATTGCCTCCGGTGTTTCACCTGAAAAGGGACTGGTTACGGGGGTGATCGGTGGATTTTTTATTTCCTTTCTTGGTGGCAGCCGTGTACAGATTGGCGGCCCTACCGGGGCATTTATAGTTATCGTGTACGGTGTGGTTCAGCACTTCGGGATAGACGGACTGATTTATGCCACTTTCTTAGCAGGAATTATGCTGATTATCATGGGACTGGTCCGAATGGGGTCAGTGATCAAATTTATTCCCCACCCCCTCATCGTTGGTTTCACGAGTGGTATTGCCGTAATCATTTTCTCCTCTCAGATGAAGGATTTTTTTGGACTTCAAATGGGGGATGTGCCTGCGGATTTTTTGGCAAAATGGCAATCCTATTTCAGAAATATTCAGTCGGTGAATTATATTTCGGTAGCCATTGCTGCCGGTACGGTTCTGCTCTCCGTTGGATTTCCGGTAATCACACGAAGAATTCCGGGATCACTCGTGGCCATTGTGCTCGCTACCGCTGTGGTAAGTATGTTTAATCTGAATGTAGAAACTATCGGTACCAGATTTGGCGAGATCCCCTCCGCTTTTCCGGTACCTCATATTCCGGACTTTGATTTTTCCACCATTCAAAACCTGATCCAGCCTGCATTCGCCATCGCATTGCTCGGAGGAATTGAATCGCTCCTTTCCGCAGTGGTTTCTGACGGAATGATCGGAGGAAGTCATAAATCAAACATGGAACTGCTGGGACAGGGTGTGGCCAATGTTTTTTCCGCCCTTTTCGGAGGTATTCCCGCAACCGGAGCAATCGCACGTACAGCAACCAATGTTAAAAACGGAGGCCGCACACCGGTAGCAGGAATAGTGCACGCACTTGTGCTTCTGCTTATCATGCTGGTGGCCGGAAAGTGGGCCACCCTCATTCCCCTTTCCTGCCTTGCAGGAATTCTGGTAGTGGTCGCCTATAACATGAGTGAGTGGAGATCTTTCGCCGGAGTGCTCAGAACCTCAAAAAGCGATGGAGCGGTTTTGCTGGTCACCTTCGGACTCACCGTGTTTGTAGACCTTACCATTGCCATTGAGATCGGAATGGTGCTGGCGGCGTTTTTATTCATGCACCGAATGACTCAGATATCCAATGTGAATATTGTAACCTCCGCCATGTCGGATGCAGATGATGAGAAATCAATTAACCGGTATCAGGTTCCTCAGGGTATAGAGGTCTTTGAGGTCACAGGTCCCATGTTTTTTGGGGCGGCGTACAAGTTCAAGGAATCACTCAAATTGATGGCAAAGGATCCCAAGGTGCTTATCATACGTATGCGGCAGGTGCCTGTGATCGATACTACCGGAATTCATACGCTCGAAGAAGTATTCAGGCAATCAAAGAACCGGGGAATCAAATTCGTACTCTCCGGAGTGCAGCCCGGCATTGTTGCCGAACTTGAGAAGGCACACCTCGTGGAAGAATTCGGAAAGGAGAATATTTGCCTTGATATTGACCATGCCCTGGCCCGGGCGAAGGAAATCATACGTGAGCAAGCGTAA
- a CDS encoding DNA polymerase III subunit alpha, which yields MLLNCHTYYSFGYGTLSIRELMEETQVRGYERFVLSDINNTSAVLETMRRAGKSGQTVIPGTDFRNNIAQQYVGIARNNEGFRELNEHLSLHLHQDLPFEPIAPAFTNAFVIYPVKAWKGQTLRDHEYIGISARDLPHLPFHPAFKLRHKLVVLQSFSFLHKQHFNAHRLLRAIHENTLLSKLPLTQQAADGGGRLMTMPELLRAFEAFPYVIENTERLLNECSVGFEFGKLANKNLRFYTSSHAEDMELLRRECMAGLHYRYPQPSREVHERIEKELEVISKMNFASYFLVNWDIVRYARHKGYYYVGRGSGANSIVAHLLRITDVDPIDLDLYFERFINLYRSNAPDFDIDFSWTDRDDMTRYIFDRFGRERTALLGSYNTFQHDAVIRELGKVFGLPASEIDKLQSPGGHAQADDLGKLVLRYAALLRGFPSHLSIHSSGILISEKPITEYSATFLPPKGYPTTQFSMLEAEDLGLFKFDILSQRGLGKIKDCLEIIKKQRGIEIDVHNIEPFKKDEKVKALLREGKAIGCFYVESPAMRMLLTKLGADDYLRLVAASSIIRPGVSKSGMMREYIVRFREKRLREKARAELPELYDLLEETYGVMVYQEDVIKVAHLFAGLTLAEADHLRRGMSWKFRERDEFFKVEQRFFENCAARGHSLTLVKRIWEQIESFANFAFSKGHSASYAVESFQALYLKAHYPLEYLVATLNNGGGFYRKELYVHEARMHGAKVEAPCVNEGTDTCTIRGNIIFLGLELIAGLEKDTLHAILLARAQGFFKGMEDFVKRVGPSLEQMRLLVRAGALRFTGKDKKQLLWDIHNYITSGKKVEPGEELFESEYKHWHMPPLSGFRHEDAYDAMELLGFPLCSPFELLRDPPGEEISAAELKKQVGRRVSITGYLITIKYTGTSGGARMYFGTFLDRKGEWIDTVHFPPSAGAYPFSGPGCYRLQGRVVEEYGFYCLEVDAMERLAITDRASAEVISQTVS from the coding sequence ATGCTCCTCAACTGCCATACGTATTACAGCTTCGGATACGGAACCCTTTCCATCCGCGAACTGATGGAAGAAACGCAGGTACGCGGGTACGAACGTTTCGTACTCAGCGATATCAATAATACTTCGGCCGTGCTGGAAACTATGCGCAGGGCAGGGAAGAGCGGACAAACCGTGATCCCCGGGACCGACTTCCGAAATAATATCGCACAGCAATATGTGGGAATCGCACGGAATAATGAGGGTTTCCGGGAACTGAACGAACATCTCTCTCTGCATTTGCACCAGGATCTTCCCTTTGAACCCATCGCTCCCGCCTTCACTAACGCTTTTGTGATTTATCCGGTGAAAGCCTGGAAGGGCCAAACCCTCCGGGATCACGAATACATCGGGATATCCGCCCGCGACCTCCCGCATTTACCCTTTCATCCCGCGTTCAAGCTCCGCCATAAACTGGTGGTGCTGCAGTCGTTCAGTTTTTTGCACAAGCAGCATTTCAACGCGCATCGCCTGCTCAGGGCTATTCACGAGAATACCCTTCTCAGTAAACTTCCCCTGACGCAGCAGGCCGCAGATGGAGGGGGCCGGCTGATGACCATGCCGGAATTGCTCAGGGCGTTTGAGGCCTTTCCCTATGTGATAGAGAACACAGAGCGATTACTGAATGAATGCAGCGTAGGATTTGAATTCGGAAAGCTGGCCAACAAAAACCTCAGGTTTTATACTTCTTCCCATGCTGAGGATATGGAATTACTGCGTCGTGAATGCATGGCCGGCTTGCATTACCGTTATCCGCAGCCTTCGCGGGAGGTGCACGAACGAATCGAAAAAGAACTGGAGGTGATCAGTAAAATGAATTTCGCATCCTACTTCCTCGTCAACTGGGATATCGTACGGTACGCTCGCCACAAAGGATACTATTATGTAGGAAGAGGAAGCGGCGCCAACAGCATTGTGGCTCACCTGCTGCGCATTACCGATGTGGATCCGATTGACCTCGATCTTTATTTCGAACGCTTCATCAACCTGTACCGGAGTAATGCGCCCGATTTTGATATTGATTTCTCCTGGACCGACCGCGATGATATGACCAGGTATATTTTTGACCGTTTCGGCAGAGAACGCACCGCCCTGCTGGGATCGTATAATACCTTCCAGCATGACGCGGTGATACGGGAACTGGGAAAGGTTTTCGGACTCCCTGCCTCGGAAATAGATAAACTGCAGTCACCCGGTGGCCATGCGCAGGCGGATGATCTCGGAAAACTTGTGCTCCGCTATGCGGCCCTGCTGCGCGGGTTTCCTTCTCACCTCAGCATCCATTCCAGCGGCATCCTGATCTCCGAAAAACCAATCACAGAATATTCTGCAACATTTCTTCCCCCAAAAGGCTATCCCACCACCCAATTCAGCATGCTGGAAGCCGAAGACCTCGGCTTGTTTAAATTTGATATTCTCAGTCAGCGCGGACTGGGAAAGATCAAAGATTGCCTGGAGATTATAAAAAAGCAGAGGGGAATAGAAATCGATGTACACAACATTGAACCGTTTAAGAAAGATGAAAAAGTAAAAGCACTTCTGCGGGAAGGTAAAGCCATCGGTTGTTTTTATGTGGAATCTCCGGCCATGCGCATGTTATTGACTAAACTGGGAGCAGATGATTACCTGCGTCTGGTGGCCGCAAGCTCTATTATTCGTCCCGGTGTTTCAAAAAGCGGCATGATGCGCGAATACATTGTACGATTCCGGGAAAAACGTTTGCGGGAAAAAGCCCGGGCAGAATTGCCGGAACTTTACGACCTGCTGGAGGAAACCTACGGGGTAATGGTATATCAGGAGGACGTGATCAAGGTGGCGCATTTATTCGCGGGGCTCACCCTGGCAGAGGCGGACCACCTGCGGCGGGGCATGTCGTGGAAGTTCAGAGAGCGAGACGAATTTTTTAAAGTGGAGCAACGCTTTTTTGAAAATTGCGCGGCACGGGGACATTCCCTTACGCTGGTGAAACGGATATGGGAGCAGATCGAAAGTTTTGCCAATTTCGCGTTTTCGAAGGGGCATTCTGCCAGTTACGCGGTAGAGAGTTTTCAGGCCCTGTATTTAAAAGCGCATTACCCGCTGGAATACCTGGTGGCCACCCTCAACAACGGAGGAGGTTTTTACAGGAAAGAACTGTATGTTCACGAGGCGCGTATGCACGGCGCAAAAGTTGAAGCGCCCTGTGTGAATGAAGGCACGGATACCTGCACCATACGGGGGAATATTATTTTCCTGGGACTGGAATTGATTGCCGGACTTGAAAAGGACACGCTTCATGCCATCCTGCTGGCGCGGGCGCAGGGCTTCTTTAAAGGAATGGAGGACTTTGTTAAGCGGGTGGGTCCTTCACTGGAGCAAATGCGCCTGCTGGTACGTGCGGGGGCACTGCGGTTTACCGGAAAAGATAAAAAGCAACTGCTCTGGGATATTCACAATTATATTACTTCCGGAAAGAAAGTTGAGCCGGGCGAAGAACTATTCGAATCCGAATACAAACACTGGCATATGCCGCCCTTATCCGGTTTCCGGCACGAAGATGCGTACGATGCAATGGAATTGCTTGGTTTTCCCCTCTGTTCCCCCTTCGAACTGCTGCGCGACCCCCCCGGAGAAGAAATCAGCGCCGCGGAATTGAAAAAGCAGGTGGGCCGAAGAGTCAGCATCACCGGTTACCTCATCACCATCAAATATACCGGCACTTCTGGCGGAGCACGAATGTACTTCGGAACTTTCCTGGATCGTAAAGGAGAGTGGATTGACACAGTGCACTTTCCACCCTCCGCCGGAGCCTATCCCTTTTCAGGACCGGGTTGCTACCGCCTGCAGGGAAGAGTAGTGGAGGAGTACGGGTTTTACTGCCTGGAAGTTGATGCTATGGAACGGCTGGCGATTACGGACCGGGCCTCGGCGGAGGTCATCAGTCAAACCGTATCTTAA
- a CDS encoding MarC family protein, producing MEFNIKEIATVSMILFAVIDIIGTLPILLDMKSKVGEIPSMKVTLVSGAIMISFMFVGERILNLIGIDVHSFAIAGSFILFIIGMEMILGVRFFKEESGNTASIVPIAFPLIAGTGTLTTLLSMMSEYRLESIFIGIFLNLVIIYVVLRNMYRLERLLGQGGINILRKVFGIIMLAIAIKLFTSNAGITLGK from the coding sequence ATGGAATTCAACATAAAGGAGATCGCCACCGTGTCTATGATCCTGTTCGCGGTCATTGATATCATCGGCACCTTGCCCATTTTACTGGATATGAAGTCGAAAGTAGGGGAGATTCCCTCTATGAAAGTGACCCTCGTCAGCGGGGCTATCATGATCTCGTTCATGTTTGTGGGAGAGCGCATCCTGAACCTCATTGGGATAGATGTTCACTCCTTCGCCATTGCGGGTTCATTTATCCTGTTTATTATAGGTATGGAAATGATCCTCGGGGTTCGTTTCTTTAAGGAAGAGAGCGGCAATACGGCCTCTATTGTGCCTATCGCCTTCCCGCTCATTGCCGGTACGGGAACCCTTACCACCCTGCTTTCTATGATGTCTGAGTACCGTCTGGAATCTATTTTTATTGGCATTTTCCTCAATCTGGTCATTATATACGTGGTACTTCGTAATATGTACCGTCTGGAAAGATTGCTGGGCCAGGGAGGAATCAATATCCTTCGTAAGGTATTCGGGATCATTATGCTGGCCATCGCCATCAAGCTGTTCACTTCCAATGCCGGAATTACCCTTGGCAAGTAA